One genomic window of Channa argus isolate prfri chromosome 5, Channa argus male v1.0, whole genome shotgun sequence includes the following:
- the zbtb49 gene encoding zinc finger and BTB domain-containing protein 49 isoform X2 yields the protein MDALSSHSSYLLQQLQEQRIQGLLCDCMLVVKGVCFKAHKNVLAAFSSYFRSLFQNCPSQKNEVFNLVIQDVSGIGQILDYMYTSHLDINQDNVQALLDIAQCLQVPNVQSMCNAFLKPCPPPVEIPPFSLPGMLSTEPDCLLGCNLPHDVDLPCPSDAQRPGFSSDVDQTKRLSVSLPNSSSNCDTASSTQGPVEKQLVHGYKLRNFYSKQYFKQSAIQTNMASNQGPGPLVVTEEQQCQLVAQGSSHTSVCSGNTVQPNPPLTSVATEKNPVSSLTPSENVNSPNTDPADSMLNKPVRPKKTVYLKKYNYLRSQKALEEMCAESVSEPILNCPKESHQQEPVIQAKASEAPVEALAASTAEVSETATDAQLPSPAPVNQEEQNLKSVPEPQQQSGHKQYCCEVCGKIFKHPSNLELHKRSHTGEKPFHCNVCGRNFSQAGNLQTHLRRHSGEKPYICELCGKGFTASGDVQRHKVVHTGEKPHLCDICGRGFNNLSNLREHKRTHVTDKTFICDQCGKSFNTHRKLLKHKARHTGEKPHSCATCGKCFNGSGDLQRHIRSHTGDKPYICNACGKSFTRCAMLRRHSSMHCKGAPADISVTDNSEQTRSTDGASASFPKLVSHSKAASTSEQDISPMMPHTGLAKPSTPSEPAPHIETPSTSMHLSTASTPTSLPELRSLVPHHLLSSNHPERSAALTAPDHIKLVKPTLSQEAVYGPYLENGSISVELSRGVVGRPYVPPTENPCTSLPGSNRTNSGSYRPGEGQLISSVTLWGLAMKTLQSDNDIEP from the exons ATGGACGCCCTGTCCAGCCATAGCTCCTATCTGTTACAGCAGCTCCAGGAGCAGAGGATTCAGGGACTGCTATGTGACTGTATGCTTGTGGTCAAAGGTGTCTGCTTCAAAGCACATAAAAATGTGCTTGCTGCTTTCAGCTCCTATTTCAG GTCATTGTTCCAAAATTGTCCTAGTCAGAAGAATGAGGTGTTCAACTTGGTTATCCAGGATGTCAGTGGCATTGGCCAAATATTGGACTACATGTACACCTCCCATCTTGATATCAACCAAGATAATGTGCAAGCACTACTGGACATTGCTCAGTGTCTGCAGGTTCCAAATGTGCAAAGCATGTGTAATGCTTTCCTCAAACCTTGTCCTCCCCCAGTGGAAATCCCTCCATTTTCTCTCCCAGGCATGCTGAGCACAGAGCCCGACTGCCTGTTGGGGTGCAATCTTCCTCATGATGTTGACCTTCCCTGTCCCTCTGATGCCCAGAGGCCTGGGTTCAGCAGTGATGTGGACCAGACCAAAAGGCTGTCTGTTTCTTTGCCCAATAGCAGTTCCAACTGTGACACAGCTAGCAGCACCCAGGGACCTGTAGAAAAACAACTGGTTCATGGCTACAAGCTCCGTAACTTTTACAGCAAGCAGTACTTCAAACAAAGTGCAATTCAGACTAATATGGCCTCCAATCAAGGCCCGGGCCCTTTGGTAGTGACAGAGGAGCAACAGTGTCAGCTCGTTGCCCAGGGAAGCAGCCACACATCTGTATGCTCAGGAAACACAGTTCAGCCTAACCCTCCATTGACGTCTGTGGCAACAGAAAAGAACCCTGTCTCATCTTTAACTCCGTCAGAAAATGTAAACTCTCCCAACACTGACCCAGCAGATTCCATGCTTAACAAGCCAGTGCGCCCAAAGAAGACTGTGTACCTAAAAAAGTACAACTACCTGCGGTCTCAGAAAGCTTTGGAAGAGATGTGTGCTGAATCAGTAAGTGAACCCATTCTCAACTGTCCCAAAGAGAGTCATCAACAAGAACCTGTCATCCAGGCTAAAGCTTCCGAAGCTCCCGTTGAGGCTCTTGCTGCAAGCACTGCGGAGGTTTCTGAGACCGCAACAGATGCACAACTCCCTAGTCCTGCACCTGTGAACCAGGAGGAGCAAAACCTAAAGAGTGTTCCTGAGCCACAGCAGCAGTCAGGACACAAGCAGTATTGTTGTGAGGTGTGTGGAAAGATCTTCAAACACCCAAGCAACCTAGAGCTGCACAAGCGATCGCATACAG GTGAGAAACCCTTTCACTGTAATGTTTGTGGGAGGAATTTTTCACAG GCTGGAAATTTGCAGACTCATTTGAGGAGACATTCTGGAGAGAAACCATACATCTGTGAGTTATGCGGTAAAGG cttTACCGCTTCAGGGGATGTTCAGCGTCATAAAGTGGTCCACACGGGAGAGAAGCCACATCTATGCGATATATGTGGTCGAG GATTTAACAACCTAAGCAATCTGAGGGAACATAAGAGGACTCATGTCACAGACAAGACATTTATCTGTGACCAGTGTGGAAAATCcttcaacacacacaggaagcttCTGAAGCACAAGGCCCGCCACACTGGAGAAAAACCCCACAGTTGTGCCACGTGTG GGAAATGTTTTAACGGCTCGGGGGATCTGCAGCGTCATATACGGTCACACACTGGTGACAAACCATACATCTGTAATGCATGTGGAAAGAGCTTCACTCGCTGTGCCATGTTGAGGAGACACAGCAGCATGCACTGCAAGGGGGCCCCAGCTGACATCTCAGTCACCGACAACTCTGAGCAAACACGTAGCACAGATGGAGCCTCTGCCTCTTTCCCTAAACTTGTCAGCCACAGTAAGGCTGCCTCTACCAGTGAGCAAGACATCTCCCCAATGATGCCTCACACAGGGTTAGCTAAACCCTCGACACCATCAGAGCCAGCACCACATATAGAGACTCCTTCTACTAGCATGCACCTCAGTACAGCTTCCACTCCCACCTCCCTTCCAGAGCTGCGCTCCCTGGTTCCCCATCATCTCCTCTCCTCAAACCACCCAGAGAGAAGTGCAGCCCTGACTGCTCCAGACCACATAAAGCTGGTCAAACCCACCCTGTCTCAGGAAGCTGTGTATGGTCCCTATCTGGAGAATGGCAGTATTTCAGTGGAGCTGAGCAGGGGTGTGGTGGGGAGGCCTTATGTGCCTCCCACAGAAAATCCCTGCACTTCCCTACCAGGGTCTAATAGGACCAACAGTGGCTCCTACAGGCCTGGTGAGGGGCAGTTAATCTCCAGTGTAACTCTGTGGGGCTTGGCAATGAAAACTCTGCAAAGTGACAATGATATTGAGCcgtaa
- the zbtb49 gene encoding zinc finger and BTB domain-containing protein 49 isoform X1, with amino-acid sequence MDALSSHSSYLLQQLQEQRIQGLLCDCMLVVKGVCFKAHKNVLAAFSSYFRSLFQNCPSQKNEVFNLVIQDVSGIGQILDYMYTSHLDINQDNVQALLDIAQCLQVPNVQSMCNAFLKPCPPPVEIPPFSLPGMLSTEPDCLLGCNLPHDVDLPCPSDAQRPGFSSDVDQTKRLSVSLPNSSSNCDTASSTQGPVEKQLVHGYKLRNFYSKQYFKQSAIQTNMASNQGPGPLVVTEEQQCQLVAQGSSHTSVCSGNTVQPNPPLTSVATEKNPVSSLTPSENVNSPNTDPADSMLNKPVRPKKTVYLKKYNYLRSQKALEEMCAESVSEPILNCPKESHQQEPVIQAKASEAPVEALAASTAEVSETATDAQLPSPAPVNQEEQNLKSVPEPQQQSGHKQYCCEVCGKIFKHPSNLELHKRSHTGEKPFHCNVCGRNFSQCNKFGLQAGNLQTHLRRHSGEKPYICELCGKGFTASGDVQRHKVVHTGEKPHLCDICGRGFNNLSNLREHKRTHVTDKTFICDQCGKSFNTHRKLLKHKARHTGEKPHSCATCGKCFNGSGDLQRHIRSHTGDKPYICNACGKSFTRCAMLRRHSSMHCKGAPADISVTDNSEQTRSTDGASASFPKLVSHSKAASTSEQDISPMMPHTGLAKPSTPSEPAPHIETPSTSMHLSTASTPTSLPELRSLVPHHLLSSNHPERSAALTAPDHIKLVKPTLSQEAVYGPYLENGSISVELSRGVVGRPYVPPTENPCTSLPGSNRTNSGSYRPGEGQLISSVTLWGLAMKTLQSDNDIEP; translated from the exons ATGGACGCCCTGTCCAGCCATAGCTCCTATCTGTTACAGCAGCTCCAGGAGCAGAGGATTCAGGGACTGCTATGTGACTGTATGCTTGTGGTCAAAGGTGTCTGCTTCAAAGCACATAAAAATGTGCTTGCTGCTTTCAGCTCCTATTTCAG GTCATTGTTCCAAAATTGTCCTAGTCAGAAGAATGAGGTGTTCAACTTGGTTATCCAGGATGTCAGTGGCATTGGCCAAATATTGGACTACATGTACACCTCCCATCTTGATATCAACCAAGATAATGTGCAAGCACTACTGGACATTGCTCAGTGTCTGCAGGTTCCAAATGTGCAAAGCATGTGTAATGCTTTCCTCAAACCTTGTCCTCCCCCAGTGGAAATCCCTCCATTTTCTCTCCCAGGCATGCTGAGCACAGAGCCCGACTGCCTGTTGGGGTGCAATCTTCCTCATGATGTTGACCTTCCCTGTCCCTCTGATGCCCAGAGGCCTGGGTTCAGCAGTGATGTGGACCAGACCAAAAGGCTGTCTGTTTCTTTGCCCAATAGCAGTTCCAACTGTGACACAGCTAGCAGCACCCAGGGACCTGTAGAAAAACAACTGGTTCATGGCTACAAGCTCCGTAACTTTTACAGCAAGCAGTACTTCAAACAAAGTGCAATTCAGACTAATATGGCCTCCAATCAAGGCCCGGGCCCTTTGGTAGTGACAGAGGAGCAACAGTGTCAGCTCGTTGCCCAGGGAAGCAGCCACACATCTGTATGCTCAGGAAACACAGTTCAGCCTAACCCTCCATTGACGTCTGTGGCAACAGAAAAGAACCCTGTCTCATCTTTAACTCCGTCAGAAAATGTAAACTCTCCCAACACTGACCCAGCAGATTCCATGCTTAACAAGCCAGTGCGCCCAAAGAAGACTGTGTACCTAAAAAAGTACAACTACCTGCGGTCTCAGAAAGCTTTGGAAGAGATGTGTGCTGAATCAGTAAGTGAACCCATTCTCAACTGTCCCAAAGAGAGTCATCAACAAGAACCTGTCATCCAGGCTAAAGCTTCCGAAGCTCCCGTTGAGGCTCTTGCTGCAAGCACTGCGGAGGTTTCTGAGACCGCAACAGATGCACAACTCCCTAGTCCTGCACCTGTGAACCAGGAGGAGCAAAACCTAAAGAGTGTTCCTGAGCCACAGCAGCAGTCAGGACACAAGCAGTATTGTTGTGAGGTGTGTGGAAAGATCTTCAAACACCCAAGCAACCTAGAGCTGCACAAGCGATCGCATACAG GTGAGAAACCCTTTCACTGTAATGTTTGTGGGAGGAATTTTTCACAG TGTAACAAATTTGGTTTACAGGCTGGAAATTTGCAGACTCATTTGAGGAGACATTCTGGAGAGAAACCATACATCTGTGAGTTATGCGGTAAAGG cttTACCGCTTCAGGGGATGTTCAGCGTCATAAAGTGGTCCACACGGGAGAGAAGCCACATCTATGCGATATATGTGGTCGAG GATTTAACAACCTAAGCAATCTGAGGGAACATAAGAGGACTCATGTCACAGACAAGACATTTATCTGTGACCAGTGTGGAAAATCcttcaacacacacaggaagcttCTGAAGCACAAGGCCCGCCACACTGGAGAAAAACCCCACAGTTGTGCCACGTGTG GGAAATGTTTTAACGGCTCGGGGGATCTGCAGCGTCATATACGGTCACACACTGGTGACAAACCATACATCTGTAATGCATGTGGAAAGAGCTTCACTCGCTGTGCCATGTTGAGGAGACACAGCAGCATGCACTGCAAGGGGGCCCCAGCTGACATCTCAGTCACCGACAACTCTGAGCAAACACGTAGCACAGATGGAGCCTCTGCCTCTTTCCCTAAACTTGTCAGCCACAGTAAGGCTGCCTCTACCAGTGAGCAAGACATCTCCCCAATGATGCCTCACACAGGGTTAGCTAAACCCTCGACACCATCAGAGCCAGCACCACATATAGAGACTCCTTCTACTAGCATGCACCTCAGTACAGCTTCCACTCCCACCTCCCTTCCAGAGCTGCGCTCCCTGGTTCCCCATCATCTCCTCTCCTCAAACCACCCAGAGAGAAGTGCAGCCCTGACTGCTCCAGACCACATAAAGCTGGTCAAACCCACCCTGTCTCAGGAAGCTGTGTATGGTCCCTATCTGGAGAATGGCAGTATTTCAGTGGAGCTGAGCAGGGGTGTGGTGGGGAGGCCTTATGTGCCTCCCACAGAAAATCCCTGCACTTCCCTACCAGGGTCTAATAGGACCAACAGTGGCTCCTACAGGCCTGGTGAGGGGCAGTTAATCTCCAGTGTAACTCTGTGGGGCTTGGCAATGAAAACTCTGCAAAGTGACAATGATATTGAGCcgtaa
- the zbtb49 gene encoding zinc finger and BTB domain-containing protein 49 isoform X3 yields the protein MDALSSHSSYLLQQLQEQRIQGLLCDCMLVVKGVCFKAHKNVLAAFSSYFRSLFQNCPSQKNEVFNLVIQDVSGIGQILDYMYTSHLDINQDNVQALLDIAQCLQVPNVQSMCNAFLKPCPPPVEIPPFSLPGMLSTEPDCLLGCNLPHDVDLPCPSDAQRPGFSSDVDQTKRLSVSLPNSSSNCDTASSTQGPVEKQLVHGYKLRNFYSKQYFKQSAIQTNMASNQGPGPLVVTEEQQCQLVAQGSSHTSVCSGNTVQPNPPLTSVATEKNPVSSLTPSENVNSPNTDPADSMLNKPVRPKKTVYLKKYNYLRSQKALEEMCAESVSEPILNCPKESHQQEPVIQAKASEAPVEALAASTAEVSETATDAQLPSPAPVNQEEQNLKSVPEPQQQSGHKQYCCEVCGKIFKHPSNLELHKRSHTGWKFADSFEETFWRETIHLFTASGDVQRHKVVHTGEKPHLCDICGRGFNNLSNLREHKRTHVTDKTFICDQCGKSFNTHRKLLKHKARHTGEKPHSCATCGKCFNGSGDLQRHIRSHTGDKPYICNACGKSFTRCAMLRRHSSMHCKGAPADISVTDNSEQTRSTDGASASFPKLVSHSKAASTSEQDISPMMPHTGLAKPSTPSEPAPHIETPSTSMHLSTASTPTSLPELRSLVPHHLLSSNHPERSAALTAPDHIKLVKPTLSQEAVYGPYLENGSISVELSRGVVGRPYVPPTENPCTSLPGSNRTNSGSYRPGEGQLISSVTLWGLAMKTLQSDNDIEP from the exons ATGGACGCCCTGTCCAGCCATAGCTCCTATCTGTTACAGCAGCTCCAGGAGCAGAGGATTCAGGGACTGCTATGTGACTGTATGCTTGTGGTCAAAGGTGTCTGCTTCAAAGCACATAAAAATGTGCTTGCTGCTTTCAGCTCCTATTTCAG GTCATTGTTCCAAAATTGTCCTAGTCAGAAGAATGAGGTGTTCAACTTGGTTATCCAGGATGTCAGTGGCATTGGCCAAATATTGGACTACATGTACACCTCCCATCTTGATATCAACCAAGATAATGTGCAAGCACTACTGGACATTGCTCAGTGTCTGCAGGTTCCAAATGTGCAAAGCATGTGTAATGCTTTCCTCAAACCTTGTCCTCCCCCAGTGGAAATCCCTCCATTTTCTCTCCCAGGCATGCTGAGCACAGAGCCCGACTGCCTGTTGGGGTGCAATCTTCCTCATGATGTTGACCTTCCCTGTCCCTCTGATGCCCAGAGGCCTGGGTTCAGCAGTGATGTGGACCAGACCAAAAGGCTGTCTGTTTCTTTGCCCAATAGCAGTTCCAACTGTGACACAGCTAGCAGCACCCAGGGACCTGTAGAAAAACAACTGGTTCATGGCTACAAGCTCCGTAACTTTTACAGCAAGCAGTACTTCAAACAAAGTGCAATTCAGACTAATATGGCCTCCAATCAAGGCCCGGGCCCTTTGGTAGTGACAGAGGAGCAACAGTGTCAGCTCGTTGCCCAGGGAAGCAGCCACACATCTGTATGCTCAGGAAACACAGTTCAGCCTAACCCTCCATTGACGTCTGTGGCAACAGAAAAGAACCCTGTCTCATCTTTAACTCCGTCAGAAAATGTAAACTCTCCCAACACTGACCCAGCAGATTCCATGCTTAACAAGCCAGTGCGCCCAAAGAAGACTGTGTACCTAAAAAAGTACAACTACCTGCGGTCTCAGAAAGCTTTGGAAGAGATGTGTGCTGAATCAGTAAGTGAACCCATTCTCAACTGTCCCAAAGAGAGTCATCAACAAGAACCTGTCATCCAGGCTAAAGCTTCCGAAGCTCCCGTTGAGGCTCTTGCTGCAAGCACTGCGGAGGTTTCTGAGACCGCAACAGATGCACAACTCCCTAGTCCTGCACCTGTGAACCAGGAGGAGCAAAACCTAAAGAGTGTTCCTGAGCCACAGCAGCAGTCAGGACACAAGCAGTATTGTTGTGAGGTGTGTGGAAAGATCTTCAAACACCCAAGCAACCTAGAGCTGCACAAGCGATCGCATACAG GCTGGAAATTTGCAGACTCATTTGAGGAGACATTCTGGAGAGAAACCATACATCT cttTACCGCTTCAGGGGATGTTCAGCGTCATAAAGTGGTCCACACGGGAGAGAAGCCACATCTATGCGATATATGTGGTCGAG GATTTAACAACCTAAGCAATCTGAGGGAACATAAGAGGACTCATGTCACAGACAAGACATTTATCTGTGACCAGTGTGGAAAATCcttcaacacacacaggaagcttCTGAAGCACAAGGCCCGCCACACTGGAGAAAAACCCCACAGTTGTGCCACGTGTG GGAAATGTTTTAACGGCTCGGGGGATCTGCAGCGTCATATACGGTCACACACTGGTGACAAACCATACATCTGTAATGCATGTGGAAAGAGCTTCACTCGCTGTGCCATGTTGAGGAGACACAGCAGCATGCACTGCAAGGGGGCCCCAGCTGACATCTCAGTCACCGACAACTCTGAGCAAACACGTAGCACAGATGGAGCCTCTGCCTCTTTCCCTAAACTTGTCAGCCACAGTAAGGCTGCCTCTACCAGTGAGCAAGACATCTCCCCAATGATGCCTCACACAGGGTTAGCTAAACCCTCGACACCATCAGAGCCAGCACCACATATAGAGACTCCTTCTACTAGCATGCACCTCAGTACAGCTTCCACTCCCACCTCCCTTCCAGAGCTGCGCTCCCTGGTTCCCCATCATCTCCTCTCCTCAAACCACCCAGAGAGAAGTGCAGCCCTGACTGCTCCAGACCACATAAAGCTGGTCAAACCCACCCTGTCTCAGGAAGCTGTGTATGGTCCCTATCTGGAGAATGGCAGTATTTCAGTGGAGCTGAGCAGGGGTGTGGTGGGGAGGCCTTATGTGCCTCCCACAGAAAATCCCTGCACTTCCCTACCAGGGTCTAATAGGACCAACAGTGGCTCCTACAGGCCTGGTGAGGGGCAGTTAATCTCCAGTGTAACTCTGTGGGGCTTGGCAATGAAAACTCTGCAAAGTGACAATGATATTGAGCcgtaa